The following proteins come from a genomic window of Sphingobium cloacae:
- the istA gene encoding IS21 family transposase: MIRLGELMMILELHRQGVSISAIARRTGRDPKTIRKYIERGIEAPVYGPRMLGRPNKLAPYLEFLRERVTAFPDLTAARLTREIRELGYMGAYTAVKRFLAAIRPENGPKPFEVRFETPPGVQAQVDFARFVVEFTDEPGVSRIVWLFSLVLGHSRFLFARYVMHQDLQSLLRCHMQAFEALGGVPIEILYDRMKTAVTGEDDQGHIIYNRSLLALAGHYRFVPRACRPYRAKTKGKVERPFSYIRKDFFLGRSFRNLDDLNVQLIDWLDTVANVRVHGTTQRIIAEAFAAEQPELQLLPAGRFDAVLKLERRVSHDGMVSVGGNYYSVPDRTRRVVEIQQLPDKIRIVDLGQVIAEHPVLEGRRQYRIDPAHRTGSSGAKRRIHGKEVIAIGRVGEHVAVRSLAIYQAIGSQLARGDRP; the protein is encoded by the coding sequence ATGATCCGACTTGGAGAATTGATGATGATCCTCGAACTACATCGGCAGGGCGTATCGATATCCGCCATTGCCCGACGCACTGGTCGCGATCCCAAGACCATCCGAAAATATATCGAACGGGGCATCGAGGCCCCGGTTTACGGCCCTCGCATGCTGGGTCGACCGAACAAACTGGCACCCTATCTGGAATTTTTGCGTGAGCGAGTGACGGCCTTTCCCGATCTGACTGCGGCGCGCCTGACGCGGGAAATCCGTGAGCTGGGATATATGGGCGCCTATACCGCGGTAAAGCGGTTCCTGGCAGCGATCCGGCCGGAAAACGGCCCCAAGCCCTTTGAGGTTCGGTTCGAGACGCCGCCTGGCGTGCAGGCACAGGTCGACTTTGCCCGGTTCGTCGTCGAATTTACCGATGAGCCCGGCGTCAGCCGGATCGTCTGGCTGTTCAGCCTGGTGCTGGGACATTCGCGCTTCCTGTTTGCGCGCTACGTCATGCATCAGGATCTCCAAAGCCTGTTGCGCTGTCATATGCAGGCCTTTGAAGCGCTCGGCGGCGTCCCGATCGAGATCCTCTACGATCGCATGAAAACCGCTGTGACCGGGGAAGATGATCAGGGCCACATCATCTACAATCGATCATTGCTGGCTCTGGCCGGGCATTATCGCTTCGTGCCGCGCGCCTGCCGTCCCTATCGGGCCAAGACCAAGGGAAAGGTCGAGCGGCCATTCAGCTATATCCGCAAGGACTTCTTCCTGGGCCGGAGCTTCCGCAATCTGGACGATCTCAATGTCCAGCTGATCGACTGGCTCGATACCGTCGCCAACGTCCGTGTCCACGGCACGACGCAGCGGATTATTGCTGAAGCCTTCGCCGCCGAGCAGCCTGAGTTGCAGCTGCTCCCGGCGGGCCGCTTTGACGCTGTTCTGAAGCTGGAGCGCCGCGTCAGCCACGATGGGATGGTCTCGGTCGGCGGCAATTACTACAGCGTTCCCGATCGCACCCGGCGCGTCGTCGAAATCCAGCAGTTACCCGACAAGATCCGGATCGTAGACCTGGGCCAGGTCATTGCCGAGCACCCGGTTCTTGAGGGGCGTCGGCAGTACAGGATCGATCCTGCGCATCGGACAGGCAGCAGCGGCGCCAAGCGCCGTATCCATGGCAAAGAGGTAATCGCCATCGGTCGTGTAGGCGAGCATGTCGCCGTGCGCTCCCTGGCCATCTATCAGGCGATCGGCAGCCAACTGGCGCGGGGAGACCGGCCATGA
- a CDS encoding response regulator transcription factor, which produces MSVFIETEEQTTPIVYIVDDDQSVRDSLEDLLSSVGLRAISCPSAQHFMAAARPDVTSCLVLDVRMPGLSGLDFQDKLAKSGIEIPVIFITAHGDIPMSVRAMKAGAVEFLAKPFREQDLLDAIQQSLARDHERRQGAEVRTELCRRYATLSDGEKEVMNLVVIGLLNKQIAAQLDLSEVTVKVRRGQVMRKMGAQSLADLVRYAERIHGTEQQVLNL; this is translated from the coding sequence ATGAGCGTATTCATCGAAACCGAGGAGCAGACGACGCCGATCGTTTATATCGTCGACGACGATCAATCCGTGCGGGACTCGCTGGAGGACCTGCTTTCATCGGTCGGCCTGCGCGCGATCAGCTGCCCTTCCGCGCAACATTTCATGGCGGCGGCGCGGCCGGACGTGACCTCCTGCCTCGTCCTCGACGTGCGGATGCCGGGTCTGAGCGGACTTGATTTTCAAGATAAGCTGGCGAAGTCTGGAATCGAAATCCCCGTCATCTTCATCACCGCGCATGGCGATATACCCATGTCCGTACGCGCGATGAAGGCCGGCGCGGTCGAGTTTCTAGCCAAGCCGTTTCGGGAACAGGATTTGCTTGACGCGATTCAGCAAAGCCTGGCGCGAGATCACGAGCGCCGGCAAGGCGCCGAGGTTCGGACCGAGCTGTGCCGGCGCTACGCGACGCTGAGCGATGGCGAAAAAGAAGTCATGAACCTCGTTGTTATCGGCCTGCTGAACAAGCAGATCGCGGCGCAGCTCGATCTGAGCGAAGTGACGGTTAAGGTGCGGCGTGGTCAGGTGATGCGCAAAATGGGCGCTCAGTCGCTAGCCGATCTCGTCCGCTATGCAGAACGCATTCATGGGACCGAGCAGCAGGTGCTTAATCTTTAG
- the istB gene encoding IS21-like element helper ATPase IstB — protein sequence MNHGGAASRVDNIRRSLVHLKMPRALEMLDATLRGIEQGKIDGIEAIDILLNEELSLRENRRIKAALRMARLPIIKTLDGYDFSFQPSLDRNRILALAGLDFINRAEVVHLLGPPGTGKSHIATALAVEAVKAGKSVYFIPLADLIASLTKAEREGTLREKIRFLCRSSLLVVDEIGYLPVTPGGGNLFFQLVNARYEKGAMILTSNRGFAEWGDVFGDPVVATALLDRLLHHAVVIQIEGSSYRMRQHADLLPEHARMAPSINPPPLPKRRGRPPAKEKPDLHHG from the coding sequence ATGAACCATGGGGGTGCCGCATCCCGCGTCGATAATATCCGCCGCAGCCTCGTCCATCTCAAAATGCCACGCGCCCTGGAGATGCTCGACGCCACCCTGCGCGGCATAGAGCAGGGCAAAATCGATGGCATCGAGGCCATCGACATATTGCTGAACGAAGAACTGTCGCTCCGGGAGAACCGCAGGATCAAGGCAGCCCTGCGCATGGCAAGGCTGCCGATCATCAAGACGCTGGACGGATATGACTTCTCCTTCCAGCCATCGCTCGACAGGAACCGCATCCTGGCGCTCGCTGGCCTGGACTTCATCAACCGGGCCGAGGTGGTGCATCTGCTGGGCCCGCCCGGTACCGGGAAAAGCCATATCGCCACGGCCCTTGCCGTCGAGGCCGTGAAGGCGGGCAAGAGCGTCTACTTCATCCCGCTCGCCGATCTGATCGCTTCACTGACCAAGGCTGAACGCGAGGGCACGTTGCGCGAGAAGATCCGCTTCCTATGCCGATCCTCCCTGCTCGTCGTCGACGAGATCGGGTATCTTCCCGTCACGCCCGGCGGCGGCAATCTCTTCTTCCAGCTCGTCAACGCCCGATACGAAAAGGGTGCCATGATCCTGACATCCAACCGCGGCTTCGCCGAATGGGGTGATGTCTTTGGCGATCCGGTGGTGGCCACCGCGCTGCTCGACCGCCTTCTTCACCACGCTGTGGTCATCCAGATCGAGGGCTCCAGCTATCGCATGCGACAGCACGCCGACCTCCTGCCCGAGCATGCGCGCATGGCACCGTCCATCAACCCGCCGCCCTTGCCGAAACGGCGCGGCCGCCCGCCAGCAAAGGAAAAGCCCGATCTCCATCACGGCTGA
- a CDS encoding sensor histidine kinase: protein MPTFAESSVPVDTEHEARAQLARLARVNALGEMAASIAHEVNQPLTGIVTSGGACRNWLASKPPNLDKAQQAVERMIADANRASDIVARVRNLSKRAEPSAEWIDAEVLVSEVLALCRMEIDKTGVVVAFRKPAEALPLVFADEVQIQQVLINLVLNALEAMNGSHAGKRELTIELAYLPTKIVEFTVTDTGRGCDPERIDQIFDAFYSTKADGIGMGLAISRSIVEAHGGRISARPNAASGTQFYFSLPGRALGTV, encoded by the coding sequence ATGCCCACTTTTGCGGAATCTTCGGTGCCCGTTGACACCGAGCACGAGGCGCGCGCGCAGCTCGCCAGGCTGGCGCGCGTGAACGCGCTGGGCGAGATGGCGGCCTCGATCGCTCATGAAGTCAATCAGCCGCTCACCGGCATTGTCACCAGCGGCGGCGCCTGCCGCAACTGGCTGGCGAGCAAGCCGCCCAATCTCGACAAGGCGCAGCAGGCGGTCGAACGCATGATCGCGGACGCCAATCGTGCGAGCGACATCGTGGCGCGGGTTCGCAACCTCTCGAAGCGCGCCGAGCCCAGCGCCGAGTGGATCGACGCGGAAGTGTTGGTAAGTGAAGTGCTTGCCCTGTGCCGGATGGAGATAGACAAGACGGGCGTTGTCGTAGCCTTTCGCAAACCAGCCGAGGCGCTGCCATTGGTTTTCGCCGACGAGGTGCAGATTCAGCAGGTGCTGATCAATCTGGTCCTGAACGCACTCGAAGCGATGAATGGCTCTCATGCGGGAAAGCGGGAACTGACCATCGAGCTGGCTTACCTGCCAACGAAGATTGTGGAGTTCACCGTCACCGATACGGGACGTGGGTGTGATCCCGAGCGCATCGACCAGATCTTCGACGCCTTCTACAGCACCAAGGCCGACGGCATCGGAATGGGGCTCGCGATCAGCCGCTCGATCGTCGAGGCGCATGGCGGTCGCATCAGCGCACGTCCGAACGCCGCTAGCGGCACGCAATTCTATTTCAGCTTGCCCGGCCGGGCTTTGGGGACCGTATGA
- the mgtA gene encoding magnesium-translocating P-type ATPase: MTLNSNLRERTAHTHRNGAGIEPSAHSLSMTAVREARNDLKTTLSVLKADANGLTEIEVRFRLEENGPNETAHERAPHWSRQLLGAFRNPFIIVLAVLAAISLTLDPSDLMAPIIIGTMITLSVILRFWQEYRSSRAAEALQAMVTTTATVLRRAPSDGEPTPREVPVRDLVVGDIVQLGAGDMIPADVRLLESKDLFVSQAVLTGESLPVEKYDTLGAVAEKSASAATGPDTGPLDVANICFMGTNVVSGQGRAVVVATGRHTYFGSLSKAIVGQRAETSFDKGVKSVSFLLIRFMLVMVPIVLVINGVVKGDWLEALLFSLSVAVGLTPEMLPLVVTANLAKGAVAMSKRKVIVKRLNAIQNFGAMDVLCTDKTGTLTQDKVILENHLDIEGQRDDRVLQLAWLNSAHQTGVRNLLDVAVMDYAETHEKSARIERPTHYRKIDEMPFDFVRRRLSVVVGDGDGGHLLFCKGAVEEMLAISTHVMTANGVVPLDKGHRDDVIVRANGLNQDGFRVVLVATRTFDAADTKAAYSVADEAGLTLHGYLAFLDPPKESAAVAIAALRQHGVAVKVLTGDNAVVTAKICREVGLEIGEPLLGRDIAKLDDEALKAIVSETVVFAKMSPLDKARVIRALKALGHTVGFLGDGINDAPALRDADVGVSVDSAADIAKESADIILLEKSLMVLEDGVLRGRETFGNIIKYIKMTASSNFGNVFSVLVASAFLPFLPMLPIHLLIQNLCYDISQLSLPWDRMDEEYLEKPRKWYAGDIARFMVTIGPISSIFDITTFALMWFVFSANTVGAQSLFQSGWFIEGLLSQTLVVHMIRTRKIPFIQSTAALPVMLLTGAVMAFGIYVPFSPLGAAVGLQPLPWAYFPWLVGTLLGYCVLTQLLKMLYIRRFKAWL, translated from the coding sequence ATGACCTTGAACAGCAACCTGCGGGAACGGACCGCACACACCCATCGTAACGGCGCCGGCATCGAACCGAGCGCACACAGCCTCTCCATGACGGCGGTGCGCGAGGCGCGCAACGATCTCAAGACGACGCTGAGCGTCCTCAAGGCCGACGCCAATGGCCTCACCGAGATCGAGGTGCGGTTTCGGCTCGAAGAGAATGGGCCGAACGAGACCGCGCACGAGCGGGCGCCGCACTGGTCGCGCCAGCTTCTGGGCGCGTTTCGCAATCCCTTCATCATCGTGCTGGCGGTCCTTGCCGCCATCTCGCTGACGCTCGATCCCAGCGATCTCATGGCGCCGATCATCATCGGGACAATGATCACGCTCAGCGTCATCCTGCGCTTCTGGCAGGAATATCGGTCGAGCCGCGCCGCCGAGGCGCTTCAGGCGATGGTGACGACGACGGCGACCGTGCTGCGCCGCGCGCCGAGCGATGGCGAGCCGACGCCGCGCGAGGTGCCGGTGCGCGACTTGGTGGTGGGCGACATCGTGCAGCTTGGCGCGGGCGACATGATCCCGGCCGACGTGCGGCTGCTCGAATCGAAGGACCTGTTCGTCAGCCAAGCGGTGCTGACCGGCGAATCCCTGCCGGTCGAGAAATATGACACGCTGGGCGCCGTGGCCGAGAAGTCGGCGAGCGCCGCGACCGGCCCGGACACCGGACCGCTCGACGTCGCCAACATCTGTTTCATGGGAACGAACGTGGTGAGCGGCCAGGGCCGCGCGGTCGTGGTCGCGACCGGCCGGCACACCTATTTCGGCTCGCTGTCGAAGGCGATCGTCGGCCAGCGCGCGGAGACGTCGTTCGACAAGGGCGTCAAGAGCGTCAGCTTCCTGCTCATCCGTTTCATGCTGGTGATGGTGCCGATCGTGCTCGTCATCAACGGGGTCGTGAAGGGCGACTGGCTCGAAGCGCTGCTGTTCTCACTGTCGGTCGCGGTCGGGCTGACGCCTGAGATGCTGCCGCTGGTCGTGACCGCCAACCTCGCCAAGGGCGCGGTGGCGATGTCGAAGCGCAAGGTCATCGTGAAGCGCCTTAACGCCATCCAGAACTTCGGCGCGATGGATGTGCTCTGCACCGACAAGACAGGCACGCTGACGCAGGACAAGGTGATCCTGGAAAACCATCTCGACATCGAGGGCCAGCGCGACGACCGCGTTCTCCAGCTCGCCTGGCTCAACAGCGCCCACCAGACCGGCGTGCGGAACCTGCTCGACGTGGCGGTGATGGACTATGCCGAGACGCACGAAAAGAGCGCCCGGATCGAGCGGCCGACTCACTATCGCAAGATCGACGAGATGCCGTTCGACTTCGTGCGGCGGCGCCTGTCGGTTGTGGTCGGCGATGGCGATGGCGGCCATCTGCTCTTTTGCAAGGGCGCGGTCGAGGAGATGCTGGCGATCTCGACCCATGTCATGACCGCGAACGGGGTCGTGCCGCTCGACAAGGGGCATCGCGACGATGTCATCGTGCGGGCGAACGGCCTCAATCAGGACGGCTTCCGGGTCGTGCTGGTGGCGACGCGTACCTTCGACGCCGCCGACACCAAGGCCGCCTACAGCGTCGCCGACGAGGCGGGGCTGACCCTGCACGGCTATCTGGCGTTCCTCGATCCGCCCAAGGAAAGCGCCGCCGTCGCCATCGCGGCCCTGCGCCAGCATGGCGTGGCCGTGAAGGTGCTGACCGGCGACAATGCGGTCGTCACCGCCAAAATCTGCCGCGAGGTCGGACTGGAAATCGGCGAACCCCTTCTCGGGCGCGACATCGCGAAGCTGGACGATGAGGCGCTCAAGGCAATCGTCAGCGAGACGGTGGTCTTCGCCAAGATGTCGCCGCTCGACAAGGCGCGGGTCATCCGGGCGCTCAAGGCGCTCGGCCACACAGTCGGATTCCTAGGTGACGGCATCAACGACGCACCCGCCCTGCGCGACGCGGATGTCGGCGTCTCGGTCGACAGCGCGGCGGACATCGCCAAGGAGTCGGCGGACATCATCCTGCTTGAAAAGAGCCTGATGGTGTTGGAGGACGGCGTGCTGCGCGGGCGCGAGACGTTCGGCAACATCATCAAATATATCAAGATGACGGCCAGCTCTAACTTCGGCAACGTGTTCAGCGTGCTCGTCGCCTCGGCCTTCCTGCCGTTCCTGCCGATGCTGCCGATCCATCTGCTGATCCAGAACCTCTGCTACGACATCTCGCAGCTCTCGCTGCCGTGGGACCGGATGGACGAGGAGTATCTGGAGAAGCCCCGCAAATGGTATGCGGGGGACATCGCCCGCTTCATGGTCACGATCGGGCCGATCAGCTCGATCTTCGATATCACGACCTTCGCGCTGATGTGGTTCGTGTTCAGTGCGAACACCGTGGGCGCGCAGTCGCTGTTCCAGTCGGGCTGGTTCATCGAAGGGCTGCTGTCGCAGACGCTCGTCGTGCATATGATCCGCACGCGGAAGATCCCGTTCATCCAGAGCACGGCGGCCCTGCCGGTGATGCTGCTGACCGGCGCGGTGATGGCGTTCGGCATCTATGTGCCATTCTCGCCGCTCGGCGCGGCGGTCGGTCTCCAGCCCCTGCCGTGGGCCTACTTCCCGTGGCTCGTGGGGACGTTGCTCGGCTACTGCGTGCTGACCCAGCTCCTCAAGATGCTCTACATCCGCCGGTTCAAAGCCTGGCTCTGA
- a CDS encoding S8 family peptidase, producing the protein MANNPVQIILNDRDFHQAPDPGQPPRNKDFFDKADAAFAAHKAALLASIDAIMAHLAASPFGPLAYLKIQMRSEALAKSYRPVWWLFKRDQFPCVGADAVGTLFFEAPLIYLPGLRSRIDAAELTVETKYRQADGAPYLAPTSARAEVGAIETIEIAPPERKRNFSVSAALAAFEDPRAVSGYQIELFHAPTDPVIADDPIGRGALLRSFDKLVIGLGSGVRAFVHRSIGRTPVLELQLTQDAQPALIDNRSAPVGGEIAAALPATTVDKSPDRHEAALNALQAHPLVRAILPPILLQIEDEQTPPPFGLGLDLPSLPLAIPAPVADATYPIVGIIDSGVAAPLDAWVVGRFDYLSSGEFNAVHGTGVAGLVSVPHLTNPASVVPLGDGCRIYDAPLFPSKPFSTHYRGFIDFLEEVEQAVAEGQRNHGVRIFNLSINAVSDVERYRYSIYASRLDQIADAYGVIFVNTVGNLPRAQARAPWPKKPGETVRYFASRTTSDTIFKPSESVRAISVGAINPPRTEHVEGAPTVYTTRGPGLQVGVKPDVVAYGGAGVTAPGASTGLCSIDVEGRRQDVVGTSFAAPLVARTLAGLDAATNGGLHVEALRAMLLHHAVLPETLKRRSLKDLARQFAGFGQPAPVVDMLETGNHQITLLFQSRLSIGERKPVILRFPFVWPESLAGSDGKCSGRARITLVYAPPLDPAFGAEFVRVNLEASLKQLQAVPNKDGSPRFLNQIDPLYYPKSAHLAVPEKALIDHGLKWWPSKQYCSTFNEIGASSQWRLEVTSLVRAETRFPAEGVPFAALLTIEDPDGKAPVFRELRQYLQTSQANAQDVRTAVRLRA; encoded by the coding sequence ATGGCTAACAACCCAGTCCAGATCATCCTGAACGACCGGGACTTTCATCAGGCCCCGGATCCAGGACAGCCGCCGCGCAACAAAGATTTCTTCGACAAGGCGGATGCGGCCTTTGCTGCCCACAAGGCGGCGTTGCTCGCGTCGATCGATGCGATCATGGCGCATCTCGCCGCGAGCCCCTTCGGACCACTCGCATATCTCAAGATCCAGATGCGCAGCGAGGCGCTGGCCAAATCATATCGGCCGGTCTGGTGGCTGTTCAAGCGCGACCAGTTTCCGTGCGTTGGGGCCGACGCCGTCGGAACGCTCTTTTTCGAGGCGCCGCTGATTTATCTGCCCGGCCTGCGCAGTCGCATCGATGCCGCCGAGCTGACCGTCGAAACCAAATATCGTCAGGCCGACGGCGCGCCCTATCTGGCACCAACGTCCGCGCGCGCTGAAGTCGGCGCAATCGAGACGATCGAGATCGCCCCGCCAGAGCGGAAAAGGAATTTCTCAGTCTCGGCGGCGCTTGCCGCTTTCGAAGACCCCCGCGCCGTCTCGGGCTACCAGATCGAATTGTTTCACGCGCCGACCGATCCGGTGATCGCTGACGATCCGATCGGGCGCGGGGCCTTGCTGCGTAGTTTCGACAAACTGGTGATCGGACTAGGATCGGGTGTGCGCGCTTTCGTCCATCGCTCTATCGGCCGCACGCCCGTCCTCGAGCTGCAGCTGACCCAGGACGCGCAGCCGGCGTTGATCGACAACCGATCTGCGCCGGTCGGCGGCGAGATCGCCGCAGCGCTGCCGGCGACGACCGTGGACAAAAGCCCCGACCGGCACGAGGCGGCGCTGAACGCGCTTCAGGCCCATCCGTTGGTGCGCGCCATTCTGCCGCCGATCTTGCTGCAGATCGAGGATGAACAGACGCCGCCGCCGTTCGGTCTTGGCCTCGATTTGCCGTCGCTGCCGCTCGCCATTCCGGCCCCGGTCGCCGACGCTACCTACCCCATAGTTGGCATCATCGATTCCGGGGTGGCAGCCCCGCTCGACGCTTGGGTGGTGGGGCGTTTCGACTATCTGAGCTCAGGCGAATTCAATGCCGTTCACGGTACGGGGGTAGCCGGTCTGGTGAGCGTGCCGCACCTCACCAATCCTGCTTCGGTGGTGCCGCTGGGTGATGGCTGCCGCATCTATGATGCGCCTTTGTTTCCCTCGAAGCCGTTCTCGACCCATTATCGCGGGTTCATCGACTTTCTGGAGGAAGTCGAGCAAGCGGTTGCCGAGGGTCAGCGCAACCATGGCGTGCGCATCTTCAATCTCTCGATCAACGCAGTTTCCGACGTCGAGCGCTACCGGTACAGTATCTACGCCTCCAGGCTTGACCAGATCGCCGACGCTTATGGCGTGATCTTCGTCAATACGGTCGGCAATCTGCCCCGTGCCCAAGCCCGCGCACCTTGGCCCAAAAAGCCCGGCGAGACTGTCCGTTATTTCGCGTCCCGGACGACATCCGACACGATCTTCAAGCCGTCGGAGAGCGTGCGAGCCATCTCGGTGGGGGCGATCAACCCGCCCCGGACAGAGCATGTCGAAGGGGCACCCACCGTCTATACGACACGCGGACCGGGATTGCAGGTCGGCGTTAAGCCAGATGTCGTCGCTTATGGGGGCGCGGGCGTAACCGCACCAGGTGCCTCGACGGGGCTTTGCTCGATCGATGTCGAAGGGCGACGGCAGGATGTGGTCGGGACGAGTTTTGCCGCGCCGCTAGTGGCCCGCACCCTCGCCGGCCTCGATGCTGCGACCAACGGGGGCCTGCACGTCGAGGCGTTGCGCGCGATGCTGCTGCATCATGCGGTGCTGCCGGAAACCCTAAAGCGACGCAGCTTGAAGGACCTCGCGAGACAATTTGCAGGTTTCGGCCAGCCCGCGCCGGTCGTCGATATGCTCGAAACTGGAAATCATCAGATCACTTTGCTGTTCCAGAGCCGGCTCAGCATCGGCGAGCGTAAGCCGGTTATCCTGCGCTTTCCGTTCGTCTGGCCTGAAAGCCTCGCCGGCAGCGACGGCAAATGCTCCGGCCGGGCGCGCATCACGTTGGTCTACGCGCCCCCTCTCGATCCCGCCTTCGGCGCCGAGTTCGTGAGAGTGAACCTCGAGGCTTCCTTGAAGCAGCTTCAGGCGGTGCCCAACAAGGATGGGAGCCCGCGCTTCCTCAACCAGATCGATCCGCTCTATTATCCCAAATCGGCCCATCTGGCCGTGCCTGAGAAAGCATTGATTGATCACGGGCTCAAATGGTGGCCATCGAAGCAATATTGCTCGACCTTTAACGAGATTGGCGCATCCTCTCAATGGCGTCTCGAGGTCACCAGCCTCGTCCGCGCCGAGACACGCTTCCCGGCCGAGGGCGTGCCGTTCGCCGCCCTGCTGACGATCGAGGATCCCGACGGGAAGGCACCGGTGTTCCGAGAATTGCGCCAGTATCTTCAGACAAGTCAGGCAAATGCCCAGGACGTTCGGACGGCTGTGCGTCTGCGCGCCTGA
- a CDS encoding AAA family ATPase, with the protein MLTRDVNPPMDRETGAQLCTIDFDSADLAIPIYGKAIGATVEGLLQEWSDEAALQQVGVEPTRSLLIYGPPGSGKTVTAHYIAMRLRLPLVTARIDGLISSFLGTTARNIANLFDFANRYACILLLDEFDALAKLRDDAQEIGEIKRVVNSLLQNLDRRRDRGITIAITNHDRLLDPAVWRRFEAQVHVGEPDAVAREQMIARFLLPIQAEPSTIRIFSYCLAGRSGADIERLCATVKRHVALNREDQDGPGLFRALGAVLARAPAHAGPSARILAADPEAFVSLIANDSDLGLKQTEIGEATGYGQSRISDLKRSRKHVALMEQQHG; encoded by the coding sequence GTGCTGACCCGCGACGTCAATCCGCCTATGGATAGAGAGACTGGCGCGCAGCTCTGCACGATTGATTTTGACAGCGCCGACCTCGCTATCCCGATCTATGGCAAAGCGATTGGCGCAACAGTCGAAGGCCTTCTGCAGGAATGGAGTGATGAGGCCGCGCTTCAGCAAGTGGGCGTGGAGCCAACGCGATCGCTTCTCATTTATGGCCCTCCGGGGTCCGGCAAGACAGTCACAGCCCACTATATCGCTATGCGGTTGCGTCTGCCGTTGGTGACGGCCCGGATCGACGGTCTGATCTCGTCGTTCCTCGGCACAACCGCGCGCAACATCGCTAATCTCTTCGATTTCGCCAATCGCTATGCGTGCATCTTGCTGCTCGACGAGTTCGATGCGCTCGCGAAATTGCGCGATGACGCGCAGGAAATCGGCGAGATCAAGCGCGTAGTGAATTCGCTGCTGCAGAATCTGGACCGTCGCCGCGATCGCGGGATCACGATTGCGATCACCAACCATGATCGGTTGCTGGACCCGGCGGTGTGGAGGCGATTCGAGGCGCAGGTCCATGTCGGCGAACCGGATGCTGTCGCGCGGGAGCAGATGATCGCGCGCTTCCTGCTGCCGATCCAGGCCGAGCCGTCGACGATCCGGATTTTCTCCTATTGCCTCGCGGGCCGGTCAGGTGCGGACATCGAACGGCTGTGCGCGACCGTGAAGCGGCATGTAGCGCTGAACCGTGAAGATCAGGATGGACCCGGCCTTTTCCGCGCGCTTGGCGCGGTGCTGGCCCGCGCGCCCGCGCATGCCGGCCCGTCGGCCCGTATCCTGGCGGCGGACCCTGAAGCCTTTGTCAGCTTGATCGCCAATGACAGTGATCTCGGGCTCAAGCAGACCGAGATCGGCGAAGCGACCGGCTATGGCCAGTCGCGGATCAGCGACCTGAAGCGATCGCGCAAGCATGTTGCCCTGATGGAGCAGCAGCATGGCTAA
- a CDS encoding MgtC/SapB family protein yields the protein MTFEALLQTILNLGAAFLFGGVIGFERQWRQRLAGLRTNTLVALGAATFVLFAGLFPTEGSPTRVAAQVVSGIGFLGAGIIFKEGLNVRGLNTAATLWCSAAVGVLCGAGFFLQAAAATGFVISVNLVLRPFVQLIGRQPEASDEPSYAIWIVCHGEAEAHVRALLLRDLGLLLHVRELESSNIEGSNRVEVTALVRAESRQDRMLEQIVGRLSLEPMVTGARWRLASEME from the coding sequence ATGACTTTTGAAGCCCTTCTCCAAACTATCCTCAATCTTGGCGCCGCCTTCCTGTTTGGCGGCGTCATCGGCTTCGAGCGGCAGTGGCGTCAGAGGCTCGCGGGACTGCGGACCAACACGCTTGTCGCGCTCGGTGCCGCGACCTTCGTCCTCTTCGCAGGACTGTTTCCGACCGAAGGCAGTCCTACGCGGGTCGCTGCCCAGGTCGTCTCTGGTATCGGCTTCCTTGGTGCAGGCATTATATTCAAGGAGGGGCTCAACGTCCGGGGCCTGAACACGGCCGCGACGCTCTGGTGCTCGGCGGCGGTCGGCGTGCTGTGCGGCGCAGGCTTCTTCCTTCAGGCGGCCGCCGCGACCGGGTTCGTCATCAGTGTGAACCTTGTATTGCGACCCTTCGTGCAACTGATCGGCAGGCAGCCGGAGGCGAGTGATGAGCCGAGCTATGCGATCTGGATCGTCTGTCATGGCGAGGCAGAAGCTCATGTGCGTGCGCTCCTACTGCGCGACTTGGGTTTGCTGCTGCATGTTCGCGAGCTGGAAAGCAGCAACATCGAAGGCAGCAATCGGGTCGAGGTGACGGCGCTGGTGCGGGCCGAAAGCCGACAGGATCGCATGCTGGAGCAGATCGTTGGCCGGCTCAGCCTAGAACCGATGGTGACGGGCGCGCGCTGGCGTTTGGCCTCCGAGATGGAATAG